The region GCAGAGcgcgtctcctgccccggcacgGCTCACGGATgccgagctggcagcttctgccctggccgGAGCTCCtagggaagagaggcagcatgCTCCCGGGGCACAAGAGGACGTCAAGGCATCAGCTTCTCCTGTCCTGGGCGAGCAGgccagagcagcacaggaggagaGCCAGGCACTGGCCCCGCACAGCTCCGCAGACTCTGCCGCAActctgcaggacacagccccgTGCCTTGTGAGCGAGGTCGTGGGCAAGGTTTCAtggggagccggggacccagccAGCAGCCGGCAGCACAGTGGGACCGGACACGCAGCACGGCTGTGGTGATGACAGCAAGAACTGTCAAGGTCTGGGCAGCTGACGGCGGTAAGGCACCTGCAGCTCAACCGGTGCCTGGTCCCCGTGCACGTGGAGTCACTGGTGCTGCCGGCAGAGCCCCTGCGCCACCTTCCGCGGGCAGGGATGTGCGGCCAGGGCGTCGGGGACGAATGGCACAGCACAAGCCAGCAATCCTGCAAGTGCCAGAGGACAAGCTAGGGGCCTTGGccgaggagaaggagaagcgggAGGGAAGACGACAGCAACAAagagctgtcccaaggggaagacaccaTCATCTATGACATCTGGGTCAACCCCTTGGTcccggagctcttccaggaCCCCCACGCTGGTCCCCAGGAGTGGCACGGCTGGCCCAGTAGCACAATCAGAGGGGCGGCAGGAGACTCAGCCGGCGACCTGCAGAACacgtctcctgccccggcacgGCTCACGGATgccgagctggcagcttctgccctggccgGAGCTCCTGAGAAAGAGGGGCAGCATGCTCCTGGGGCACAAGAGGACGCcaaggcaccagcttctcctgtcctGGGCGAGCAGGCcggagcagcagaggcagagagccaggcacctgccccacacagccccGCAGACTATGACGCAGCTCTGtgggagacagcccggtgcctcgtgagTGAGGTCGTGGGCAAGGCTTTCTCTGGGAGCtggggacccaggcagcagccggcgccacagcaggacctggcacaaagcatggatgtggcaacggcagcaagaACACCTGCAGGGCCCCAGGACACtgagtctcccttggctggagagcctcagggagaggccagcacagcccctctcGTCCCAGCGGCATGCCAGGATGGAGAAAACATGGCTTCTCCCATCTCTGGAGACCATCAAGGAGAGGCCAGCACAGCTATTGTCTCCCCAGCAGCGCACGAGGATGAAGGGGCTTCTCCATTGCCTCAAAAGGCTCCGGCAGACATTGGCACAGCCCACCTTGCCCCAGCAGCGGACAATGAAGGAGACCCAGTGGCTTCTCCCTTGGCTCGGGACCCGCACCAACAGGTGAGCCAGCACCGGGCATCCCAAAGTGCCGGAGACAGCCGCAGCGCCCGGGCTGTGTGCAGCTGGGAGATGCCTCTCCGTGTCATCCCGCTGACATCCCTTCAATCCCCTGCCTT is a window of Gavia stellata isolate bGavSte3 chromosome 14, bGavSte3.hap2, whole genome shotgun sequence DNA encoding:
- the LOC132318191 gene encoding LOW QUALITY PROTEIN: skin secretory protein xP2-like (The sequence of the model RefSeq protein was modified relative to this genomic sequence to represent the inferred CDS: inserted 2 bases in 1 codon; substituted 1 base at 1 genomic stop codon), whose protein sequence is MTVGAFKEREPWGAHSQESTSLRRQHLPWVPMAGLRQRTPKMPMDEEARAHPQSADRPQSLQRRRQDPHAGPQEWHGWPSSTIRGAAGDSAGDLQNTSPAPARLTDAELAASALAGAPEKEGQHAPGAQEDAKAPASPVLGEQAGAAEAESQAPAPHSPADYDAALWETARCLVSEVVGKAFSGSWGPRQQPAPQQDLAQSMDVATAARTPAGPQDTESPLAGEPQGEASTAPLVPAACQDGENMASPISGDHQGEASTAIVSPAAHEDEGASPLPQKAPADIGTAHLAPAADNEGDPVASPLARDPHQQVXASTGHPKVPETAAAPGLCAAGRCLSVSSRXHPFNPLPLLLLSPCRWPQSTEATHSSPPPPGTCPRMTQVCPRVERCPGKGRPGPAVPQEEQRPAASTRQVPGDGGWP